The sequence below is a genomic window from Micromonospora aurantiaca ATCC 27029.
CGGCGGAGCGTCCCGGCCCGGGCCGGCCGGGCCGGGACACCCCTTCCTCCCCAGGTCAGCACGGCTGGTCCTGGTGCGCGGCGCCGCCGTTGATCAGCCACCGGCCGTCCGGGTACCGGACCGCCGTGGCGGTGGCCAGGTAGCGCCCGCCGCGCGTGCCGGGCACGGCCTTGCGGTCCTTGGCGTAGACGAGCCGGTAGCCGCTCGCGTCCAGGCAGTCCTGGATCTCGACTGTGGGCGGGCGGGCGGCCAGGTCGACCGACACGACCTCGGGGTCGGAGACCAGTTTCCCGGTACGCATCGCGCCGTGCTCCTTCGCGTCGAGAATCGCCATTCGCACCCGGGTCAGCAGCGGATCAGCCAGAAAACGGGTCAGAGCGGGATGGGACGGATCGCTGCGCGCACTGGCTGCCCGGGACGCGTCGAGATAGCCGGAATAGGCGGCCAGAGCCGCTTTTCCGGCCGCGTTCTCCTCGGCGCTGGAATGGGCGGCGGGTGCGGCGGCGCGGCCGGTCAGCGGACGGGTGACCGCCTCCGGCTCGGTGCCGCAGCCGGCCGAGCCGACCACCAGCACGATGCTGAGCAGGAAGATTTCCCATCGGCGGGATTGCCGTGTGCGCAACGCCGATCCCTCCTCGGTGCCGGCCCGGGGCGATCACGCCGACCCGCTCCGGGCATGCGGAAGCGCGCCCGGAACTGTCACTCCGGGCCCCCGTCGCCGCCACTTGTATTGACCTGTACTGATCGCTGCGGATTCTGTGCCCTGGTGCCTCCGACGCCAATTGATCGGGGGTTGCGTCGTACCCAAGGGGCGAGCATAGGCTCACGTCCGCCGATGCAACAGAGGCAATTCACGTGAACACGGTGAGTGAAGACGGGAGGTGGTGGCCGGTGTGTGTCACCACGATGACTGGTGGGCTTCGGCAGGGCTCCGGGCCGGCTGGTGTGTGCTCACCCGTACGCGCCGCGGCGGTGGCAACGGGCCGCCGGTATGGGTGGGGAGCATGCCGCTCGTCCGATCCGTCCCGTCGGTTCGCCGGGGCTCACGCCCTGGCTAGTCCCGGCCGGTCGCGCGTCGCGCCGCACGCCGCTGCGGGCTTCCTCCGTCACATCCGCGCGAGCGATAAATCACTCTGTGTGCTCCACGATGGAACGCACGGCGACCGGACGGGGGATCCGGCATGACGGCTGAACGGGTGCGGCGTACCGGACCGGTGGCCGATGCCCGCCGTCCGAGCACCCGGCTGACCGCCGCCCTGACGGTCGTACCCCTGCTCCGGCTGGCGGTGGCGCGCTACGCCGTACCGCCGGGGTGTCCGGACCGGACGGCGTGCGACGGCTGCGGCGCCCCGATCGGGCTGGACCGGCCGCTGCCGGCGCTCGGCCCCGTGGCCCGGTGCCCGGCCTGCCGGGCCCGGGTCGGCGCGCCGCCCGCGGTGGTGGAGGTGGCGTTGCTGCTCGCGGTGGCCGTGCCGGTGTTCGCCGGCGGCGCGCCCGCCGCGCGGCTGGCGCTGGCGTGGTGGCTGGTCTGGGCGGTGCCGATGACGATCGTGGACGCGATGGCGCACCGCCTGCCCGACCGGCTCAC
It includes:
- a CDS encoding prepilin peptidase; amino-acid sequence: MTAERVRRTGPVADARRPSTRLTAALTVVPLLRLAVARYAVPPGCPDRTACDGCGAPIGLDRPLPALGPVARCPACRARVGAPPAVVEVALLLAVAVPVFAGGAPAARLALAWWLVWAVPMTIVDAMAHRLPDRLTWLAAAGVWALLGVAALTGPGVDPLVRAVLAALALGGGFAATTLLFGRRGFGLGDAKLALGAGALLGWYGWPLLVAGLVLALLLAGSAGVALLAARRVRWSGHLPFGPFLVLGTAATLVLVTV